A DNA window from Setaria viridis chromosome 2, Setaria_viridis_v4.0, whole genome shotgun sequence contains the following coding sequences:
- the LOC117846453 gene encoding rhamnogalacturonan I rhamnosyltransferase 1 translates to MGDGGKAEKARRSPARVRLWVARASTVLLWTCVVHLAAYRELWAPSVLTRWPGCLTQTHVVEHPSEAVAVADGGQREAVRAVALPPKRIYKNNGYLMVSCNGGLNQMRAAICDMVTIARYLNVTLIVPELDKASFWADPSDFQDIFDVDYFIASLRDEVRILRQLPPRLKRRVEMGFLRSMPPVSWSDISYYHNQILPLIRKYKVLHLNRTDARLANNGLPMEIQKLRCRVNYNALRFTPEIEKLGIRLVQALRRNGPFVVLHLRYEMDMLAFSGCTHGCSNKEAEELTKMRYAYPWWKEKVIDSDAKRKDGLCPLTPEETALVLQALGIDRSYQIYIAAGEIYGGQRRMAALTLAYPNVVRKETLLPSDLNLFQNHSSQMAALDYMVSLESDIFIPTYDGNMAKVVEGHRRYLGFKKTVLLDRRLIVELVDQYRNGTLRWADFSSAVKASHTSRMGEPSRRQAIPDKPKEEDYFYANPHECLHQPEDLSAL, encoded by the exons ATGGGCGACGGCGGGAAGGCCGAGAAGGCGCGGCGGTCGCCGGCGCGGGTGAGGCTGTGGGTGGCGCGCGCCAGCACCGTGCTGCTCTGGACGTGCGTCGTCCACCTCGCGGCCTACCGGGAGCTGTGGGCGCCCAGCGTGCTCACCAGGTGGCCCGGCTGCCTCACCCAGACCCACGTCGTGGAGCACCCGTCGGAGGCTGTGGCGGTGGCAGATGGCGGCCAGAGGGAGGCTGTGCGCGCCGTGGCGCTTCCGCCCAAAA GAATCTACAAGAACAATGGCTATCTGATGGTCTCCTGCAACGGTGGGCTTAACCAGATGCGAGCAGCT ATTTGTGATATGGTGACGATTGCAAGGTATCTGAACGTCACTCTTATCGTACCAGAGCTGGATAAAGCTTCATTTTGGGCTGATCCTAG TGATTTCCAAGATATATTCGATGTGGACTACTTCATAGCATCACTAAGGGACGAGGTCCGAATTCTGAGACAACTGCCTCCAAGGCTGAAAAGAAGAGTTGAAATGGGATTCCTTCGCTCCATGCCACCCGTTAGTTGGTCTGATATCTCCTATTACCATAATCAG ATTCTACCTCTGATAAGGAAGTACAAGGTCCTTCACCTGAACAGAACAGATGCTCGGCTTGCAAATAATGGCTTACCCATGGAGATTCAGAAACTAAGATGTCGTGTCAATTATAATGCATTGAGATTTACCCCCGAAATAGAAAAGTTGGGCATACGTCTGGTTCAAGCTCTCCGTCGGAATGGACCCTTTGTAGTACTTCACTTACGGTATGAGATGGACATGCTCGCCTTCTCTGGATGCACACATGGTTGCAGCAACAAGGAGGCTGAAGAGCTCACGAAAATGAG ATATGCCTACCCGTGGTGGAAGGAGAAAGTGATTGACTCTGATGCGAAGAGGAAAGATGGGCTCTGTCCTTTAACACCAGAGGAGACTGCACTGGTATTGCAGGCGCTCGGCATTGATCGCAGTTATCAAATTtacattgccgcaggtgaaataTATGGTGGACAAAGAAGAATGGCTGCCCTTACCTTAGCTTATCCCAATGTG GTTAGAAAAGAGACACTGTTACCTTCAGATCTCAATCTTTTCCAGAACCATTCTTCCCAAATGGCAGCACTGGATTATATGGTATCCTTGGAGAGTGATATTTTCATCCCCACTTACGATGGTAACATGGCAAAAGTGGTAGAAGGTCATCGCAG ATACTTGGGGTTCAAGAAGACGGTACTGCTGGATCGGAGGCTTATTGTAGAGCTGGTTGATCAGTACAGAAACGGCACTCTGCGCTGGGCTGATTTCTCCTCTGCTGTCAAGGCATCACATACCAGCCGCATGGGCGAACCGTCACGGAGGCAGGCGATTCCTGACAAACCCAAGGAAGAGGACTACTTCTACGCGAACCCACACGAGTGTTTGCACCAACCAGAAGATCTATCAGCCTTGTGA
- the LOC117846452 gene encoding uncharacterized protein has product MLRRRPRPGAFLRLFATSCRRSSLHPSRPHLPNPTALPPPPVAKKVPFTVSAHGRSWSDPYHWMRDTSDPDFASHLAAENTYADAFVGGLRARLAAEMRARLPPSAATPPQPWGPWLYYQYVPEGKEYPVLSRKLKPSLGLARALLDYLSGSEKEQVLLDWNEVAEKNGYVHIGSCRISPDHRFLAYTVDTSGGELFSLEVKDLQSENVIFSSPDKGVISLAWACNSENLFYTVCDETLRPNQVFCKKLQSDDAGFLVFTEEDVNCCVDITSTKDFKYMTVNSNTRTSSEVFVMESDNVREGLWPIRKRVDKVQYFLEHHNGFFYILTNAPVNDTEMTTEGYYLARCRAEKSLMDRWQIVAFPGSDCTIQDMDIFHDNLVLFLRKDGTPLFCSINMPIDGDVQEPKELDVLNPWYFPIPSNLCSIIPGSNNDFMSSTYRLVVSSPVIPDLTVDYDMRKRTFTILHQEEITSLSANLGTVGLQSNVSSIQQNLQLVENSQSWSDLSKLFSCKRIEVVSHDGVLIPLVILYSREAHRHGESPGILYGYGAYGEDLDKSWCSERLSLLSRGWVLAFADVRGGGDLSWHLAGTKANKINSIQDFSACGKHLIKEGLVHENRLCAIGCSAGGLLVGAVINMLPDLFSAAVLKVPFLDICNTMLDPTLPLTVLDYEEFGDPNIPAEFEAICSYSPYDNLSPGVCYPPVLVTASFNDTRVGIWEAAKWVAKVRDITCPSCSHSVILKTNMQSGHFGEGGRFMHCDETAFEYAFLMKALGLDDITMA; this is encoded by the exons ATgctccgccggcgcccgcgccccggcGCGTTCCTCCGCCTCTTCGCCACCTCCTGCCGCCGCAGCTCCCTCCACCCCTCCCGGCCGCACCTACCGAATCCTACcgctctcccgccgccgccggtggcgaaGAAGGTCCCCTTCACTGTGTCGGCGCACGGGAGGTCGTGGAGTGACCCGTACCACTGGATGCGCGATACCTCCGACCCGGACTTCGCGTCCCACCTCGCCGCGGAGAACACCTACGCTGACGCCTTCGTCGGCGGCCTCCgcgcgcgcctcgccgccgagaTGCGCGCCCGGCTGCCCCCTTCCGCTGCGACACCGCCTCAGCCCTGGGGCCCTTG GTTGTATTATCAGTATGTTCCAGAGGGAAAGGAATACCCTGTTTTATCTAGGAAGTTGAAGCCCTCTCTTGGTCTAGCACGAGCTCTGCTTGATTACCTTTCTGGTTCAGAGAAGGAGCAAGTGTTGCTTGACTGGAACGAGGTTGCAGAGAAAAATG GTTATGTGCACATTGGGAGCTGTCGAATCTCTCCAGATCATAGGTTTCTTGCATATACAGTTGATACATCTGGGGGTGAACTATTTTCCCTTGAAGTAAAAGATCTTCAGTCTGAGAATGTCATCTTTAGTTCACCAGACAAGGGAGTAATTAGTTTAGCATGGGCTTGCAACAGTGAAAATTTATTTTACACTGTCTGCGATGAGACTCTACGTCCTAACCA GGTTTTCTGTAAAAAGTTACAATCGGATGATGCAGGGTTTCTAGTTTTCACAGAGGAAGATGTAAACTGTTGTGTGGATATTACAAGCACGAAAGATTTTAAGTATATGACTGTCAATTCTAACACAAGGACATCATCCGAGG TTTTTGTGATGGAGTCTGATAATGTAAGAGAGGGCTTATGGCCTATACGGAAACGAGTTGATAAAGTTCAGTACTTTTTGGAGCACCACAACGGGTTCTTTTACATCCTTACCAATGCTCCTGTAAATGATACTGAAATGACGACTGAAGGCTATTATCTGGCCAGGTGTAGGGCTGAAAAGTCATTGATGGATAGATGGCAG ATTGTGGCGTTCCCTGGGTCAGACTGCACCATTCAGGATATGGACATTTTTCATGATAATTTAGTTCTCTTTCTTCGTAAGGATGGAACTCCCCTTTTTTGCTCCATCAATATGCCAATTGATGGTGATGTTCAG GAGCCAAAGGAACTTGATGTTCTCAATCCATGGTATTTCCCAATTCCATCAAACTTGTGCAGCATTATTCCTGGATCCAACAATGATTTCATGTCATCTACTTATCGCCTGGTGGTTTCATCGCCTGTG ATTCCAGACTTAACTGTGGACTACGATATGAGAAAAAGAACTTTCACCATTCTTCATCAAGAGGAAATAACTAGCCTGTCTGCAAATCTAGGCACTGTGGGCTTGCAATCCAATGTTTCAAGCATCCAACAAAATCTGCAGCTTGTTGAAAATTCACAAAGTTGGAGTGATCTTTCCAAGCTATTCTCATGTAAAAGGATTGAAGTTGTATCACATGATGGTGTTTTGATACCTTTAGTCATTCTGTATTCACGGGAAGCACATCGTCATGGAGAATCACCTGGGATCTTATACGGCTATGGAGCTTATGGAGAAGATTTGGACAAAAGCTGGTGTTCGGAGAGGTTAAGTCTCCTCTCTCGAGGTTGGGTTCTTGCATTTGCAGATGTTAG GGGTGGAGGGGATTTATCATGGCATCTGGCAGGAACCAAAGCTAACAAGATAAATTCAATTCAAGATTTTTCTGCATGCGGTAAGCATCTCATCAAGGAAGGCTTGGTTCATGAAAATCGTCTTTGCGCTATAGGCTGTAGTGCTGGCGGTCTGCTGGTGGGTGCAGTCATTAATATGCTTCCAGACTTATTTTCTGCTGCAGTTCTCAAG GTCCCTTTTCTAGATATCTGCAACACAATGTTGGATCCTACTTTACCTCTCACTGTTTTGGACTATGAAGAATTTGGTGACCCTAATATCCCAGCTGAATTTGAGGCAATCTGCAGTTATTCTCCTTACGATAACTTATCACCTGGTGTATGCTATCCTCCAGTCCTGGTGACTGCCTCGTTTAATGATACAAG GGTAGGAATTTGGGAAGCTGCTAAGTGGGTTGCAAAAGTGAGAGATATCACATGCCCATCCTGTTCCCATTCAGTTATTCTCAAAACTAATATGCAAAGTGGCCATTTTGGTGAGGGTGGGCGCTTCATGCACTGTGATGAGACAGCCTTCGAGTATGCATTTCTCATGAAGGCCTTGGGGTTGGATGACATAACTATGGCTTAG